In uncultured Bacteroides sp., the sequence CTAATCTTTCTGCCACTCCTCCATAAAATATATAGCTTGTATTTGTTTTCATATCACTCAATACAGCTATAGAATTTTCGATCCGTGCATAACTTAAAGCTATTTGTTTACATTCATCTAATCGGGCAGACCACTCTTGTTCTTTTGTGAATTTCTGTTTCAGCAATTCATCATTCAACTTGTGTATAACATCCATAATAGTATATAAAAGAATGGTTATTAATCAGTATTGCCTTTTTATATACAAGCATTTACCTTTGCAAAGGTAATTAAAACACATGTTTATTTCATTTTAGAGGAATTAAATATGAAGACAAATAAAAAAACTATTTCAATATTATTTACACTGCTTATAACACAAATAATATCTGCTCAAACATTAGAAAAGATGCAATGGTACAATGAACCTGAACAATGGGAAATTAAGGATAAGACTGTTTCAATGTATGTCACTCCGCAAAGCGATTATTGGCGTATCTCTCATTATGGATTTACAGTTGATGACGCCCCTTTCTATTATTCAACATACGGCGGTGAATTTGAAGCAAAAGTAAAGATTACAGGTGAGTATAAAGCACGATTCGACCAAGCCGGACTAATGCTCCGCATTGATCCTGAGAATTACATTAAAGCTGGTATTGAGTTTGTGGACGAAAAATTTAACCTGAGCACTGTAGTTACTCATAAAACAAGCGACTGGAGTGTTATTACAATAGATAAGCCCGTTTCTTATGTCTGGATTAAAGCCATCAGACGACTAGATGCTGTTGAAATATTCTATTCGTTTGATGACAAGAATTACACTATGATGCGGAATGCATGGTTAAAAGATAACACTCCTGTAATGGTTGGAATCATGGCTGCCTGTCCTGACGGTAAAGGATTTAATGTAAAATTTGAGTATTTCAAAGTGAAACATTTACCTGATATGCGCAGGTTGGAATGGTTGAAGAGAAATGTAGAAAAATAGTTCGGAATCCATTAATTGTAGCTGACAACAAGCTAAATTCGTAACGCTTAATACATACAAACAGCTATTTGTTTCAAGGAATGCTGATTAATTTATATACTCCGATTCAGGTCGAATATCAAGAATCATTGTAATATAGATTTTTATGTAACGTTATTTTCGACTAAGGCAATATATGAATTTCTCTTTTCTATAAACTGTTCATCTTGTGGAAATTTACTGTCTGCAATCGCAATATTATAAAATAGATAATTTTTCGACTATGTCTTTACAATTCAGATTTATTGTCATATATAAATAATTCAACTAATTTATTGTTGTTAATATACCTATCTTATATTTTTCAATTCTTTCAAGCTTCTCATAATTTAATAATATACTATAAGTGTCATACTGTTTATTGTATTCTTTATTTAAAATTATTGACTTTAATAGTTTATCAAGCATAGGAATATCCAGGCACTTGAATGTTAGATCTAATACTTCTATGAATTTTTCTATTGCCTGATGTTTATCTTGCTGAAAACCTATATCTAAAACAACATCTAACTGTTTGATATAGGTTTCTTCTCCTGTCAAATAAAAAGCAATAGTATTGGGAATTTTAGCCATGTAATCTATCCCAAACGAATAATAATTAGTCATTGACAAATAACAATCCTCACCTGCATATGGTTTATGCCAATCATTTAATTTTCCAATGCCAATATTTGAAAGATCTTCAATAACTGTTTGGATATCATTGAATGCTTTTAGTCTTGCCTCACTAGATATAACATACTTAACTTTTTTTGCTACTCTTTTTATGTATTCATCTGGTTTTTCTTTTGAAGAATCAAAATGTGTTTGATATTTCTGAATACGTTTTAATGTGTTTATGTTAATATTAGCATATTTGAAAGTTGCCTTAATTAAACTCTTACTAATAATCGGATCTTCGTTATAATAATGCTTCACGATAACAATAAAGTTCTCATAAATTATATATAGTGATAAAAGATAAAAATAAGGTAATGTTAGTAATACTAATAAAACAGGTAATATAAACGATTTAAAATTTGTAACAGAGAATAGAAGTTCATATTCTGTAATTGTTTTGTATATAACATAACAAATAATACCTAATCCAATAAGTCCTAATACCTTTTTGCATAAAACAACGACTTTTTTATGATTCACTTCTTGCTTTGAAGAATCCTCTGCAAAAGCTTGCATAGTAGTTAACAGAAAAATCAAAGGAATAAAGACTAATTCTCCGACTAAACTAAGCGTATAAAAATTAAACATAAACTCCCAAAAAACAATAATTTTAATATTATCTTTAATAAGTCCTGAGAAATAGTTTACATCTTCAGCTTTGTTTATATTTATAAATAAAATAAATCCTGAAAATAAAAGCCAAAAAATAGTATCTTTCAATAATGATATATCCCAAAATCCTATATAAAACAAAAGGAAAATTACAAATAGCACATATACTAAAAGGGTACTAAAAGCCAAAAAAAGTTTTCTTTTGAAGAATGCTTTGATAACCTCTACAATAGAAACCCTTAATTCTTTTGTTCTAGATACAAAAATTAAAAATATGAAAAGCCATATAATCAGAGCTATTTCTCTTGTTGAAAATATATTAAATACATTATTCATCTGAATTAATATTTTTGCTTATAGCTTATTAAAATTTGAAAGATAAAAACAAAAAGAGTCCTTCTACTTTACGTTAAAATGAATATTTTTTAAATATATAAATAACTTT encodes:
- a CDS encoding DUF1349 domain-containing protein, with the protein product MKTNKKTISILFTLLITQIISAQTLEKMQWYNEPEQWEIKDKTVSMYVTPQSDYWRISHYGFTVDDAPFYYSTYGGEFEAKVKITGEYKARFDQAGLMLRIDPENYIKAGIEFVDEKFNLSTVVTHKTSDWSVITIDKPVSYVWIKAIRRLDAVEIFYSFDDKNYTMMRNAWLKDNTPVMVGIMAACPDGKGFNVKFEYFKVKHLPDMRRLEWLKRNVEK